In Reichenbachiella agarivorans, one genomic interval encodes:
- a CDS encoding MarC family protein has protein sequence MLNFKEILSVSLILFSIIDILGSVPVVLDLRKKSGHIQSAKATIVAGLIMVLFLFLGDKILGLFGIDVGSFAITGALIMFFIGMEMTLGIQLFKPDPDETKSSSIVPLAFPLIAGPGTMTALISLRAEFELWNILIGIVLNLIFVYIVLQSCPWLERKIGKAGFNILRKVFGIILLTIAIKLFKNALAIW, from the coding sequence ATGTTGAATTTCAAAGAAATTTTATCCGTTTCACTTATTCTATTTTCCATCATCGATATCTTGGGGAGTGTCCCTGTGGTATTGGATTTGAGGAAAAAATCAGGTCACATACAGAGTGCCAAAGCGACGATTGTAGCTGGGTTGATTATGGTTTTGTTCTTGTTTCTAGGAGACAAAATTCTTGGACTTTTCGGAATTGATGTAGGCTCATTTGCGATCACTGGAGCCTTGATTATGTTTTTTATTGGGATGGAAATGACGCTTGGGATTCAGCTTTTCAAGCCCGACCCAGACGAAACCAAGAGTAGTTCGATCGTGCCACTGGCTTTTCCTTTGATAGCTGGGCCAGGTACGATGACAGCTTTGATATCTTTGCGTGCGGAGTTTGAGTTGTGGAACATACTGATTGGAATTGTACTCAATCTGATTTTCGTGTACATCGTATTGCAATCTTGTCCTTGGTTGGAGCGGAAAATTGGAAAGGCAGGGTTTAACATCTTGAGAAAAGTTTTCGGGATTATCTTGTTGACCATCGCCATCAAGCTCTTCAAAAATGCCTTGGCAATTTGGTAA
- the aroQ gene encoding type II 3-dehydroquinate dehydratase gives MKILIMNGPNLNLLGKREPEIYGSQTFEEYFEELKGAFPAVDLEYFQSNHEGYMIDKIHEVGFAYDGIILNAGGYTHTSVALADAVKGVTTPVIEVHISNIMEREVFRHHSYLTPVCTAHFIGLGLKGYQMAIEHLIQH, from the coding sequence ATGAAGATACTTATTATGAATGGCCCCAATTTGAATTTGCTGGGCAAGCGAGAACCTGAGATCTATGGTAGCCAGACCTTTGAAGAATACTTCGAGGAACTGAAAGGGGCATTCCCTGCTGTGGATTTGGAGTATTTTCAGAGCAACCATGAGGGTTATATGATAGACAAAATTCACGAAGTGGGCTTTGCCTATGATGGGATCATTCTCAATGCGGGTGGTTATACGCATACCTCCGTGGCACTAGCCGATGCGGTCAAAGGAGTAACGACACCTGTGATCGAGGTGCACATCTCCAACATCATGGAGCGCGAGGTGTTTAGACACCATAGTTATTTGACCCCAGTGTGTACGGCACACTTTATCGGTCTAGGACTCAAAGGTTACCAGATGGCTATTGAGCACCTGATTCAGCACTAA
- a CDS encoding T9SS type A sorting domain-containing protein — protein MKPTITKFWSSVLILTLLNFLSFAQINRYVDPAGADSGNCEDPHAPCASINYAISQSSTNDILNLAEGTFGTANISQRVVISGMGSGTIIQSLDLSAAISGTDAIVLENLNVTGGASPGIDIQTSYVTIKNVSSSGYATNLEISNAFAVNNILISNCHLDGATGTGLLVNMSSNGSSVSDLTVLNTSMNNSRFGFYSQMSTAINAGNYLTNVLFRNCSFNNNTDKGIYVENLNNATFENISVNNSGTSVSNGYNNGIDINLKWQAYSNLVIRNSKIIDCGAIGPNDIGIAPDNRRSTAVAIKARTDGSYASPAASLTNLTLDGVVIDGLVGDLRLGEMGQNNTGITMSNVFIDRCSFANDGLYCFVNEQAGTLSLDNNYWGGEDPNIENYNSAITNQSNELANEIVDNLNNSYATIADAIAGAASSSTIQNLPTGTISGTTTVNKALTFVAPGAGLLDSDSRIAFENLTINGGNLTLGSDMAVLGALNLTHNILINDYNLMIEGNVTGIGSITGSTTGGLYLGGSGTLTGLLTTGAFERIYVNRAGSIPLTTPIETEWLSLENGIINATANLIFTGLTALPGNSNSFVQGTFVHEVAGATVGNKLYFPIGLNNYRPIVFEGLDQNATNSYTATFFEDSPLVESILLNGVDKLIPTNYWLTTPLVLLNTTAVDKVILSYGNQDQISDLSALKVVQLQTVATWVNVGGSAGVSGNGSPNPIDPSLGLFTLGNDGGTNFTTLLDVYVNASTGDDSNSGSIISPKKTLTSGLALAQLTGSTIHLGAGIYDESVEISKEVTITGTDNPIVTSVTLTADISTSGVTANEVNVASGGSIQDGIDMASSGGSVNVSSGTFVEHLSISNPVTVNGANRGIAATATREAETILLAPTSTPTPQGIDITSSNVTIDGLQIGENSPTNETRSPIYSYGNTNLNFQNNIIYASTAGIIVQEANTGSIVIRDNQITLNDLEDAAGDGLSPNNATIGIGLGPITGTAIATTTNNDISGASYGMLIFNANNPSNPLTIDGGNITNCTKGIEITNADPEGGAYGPSEVTIQNININSFDGPDPDLVQPDTQAGIYAFVTGLAGINDDLIITMDNLDIADTQHAGTDYSAIYIADFQSSGPYNGSDDDGIGITATLSNSYLHENENRAVFVRGNNAHLDINQCTFENNGYDSNGSGYNIIVRNYASCTASNCFFTNPSSQAGGSGFAGVNILDINCSLTITESNFDQNGFGNIATGSNMNLSGNYFNSLDETDINTWVNGNDFTPYLSNGTDTDLITKGFQPATDDYYLSTLGAQTGSTSRKQEGHNTVVEGGTIRVQGGTYTGSFLINKDLNVILSDTPSFEDIHLNGTSKTLNVSGDLMITGTVTMTNGDINIQTGSMILSNSATTSISEGVTSHIIGHVTMQPRAVGTGTLSLFCTTIDAGTDDLGNVVMSRTTGSDGIVSSMGNTSIASLWNITADNQPVSGRTVTFCWHSDFDNSKDMTQISLFKNEGTGWAQESGPMDVTGNDPRSVNTNVTTFSMWTLAQEDEPLPVVLLDFTAIRKSDHIYLSWSTSSEVNSDYFEIERSYDGTKFEGLSQITSHHNSNSIQNYEWPDYAINPTEVYYRLKIVDYDGSYEYSKIVSVSTNLPQQIIVSPNPTNDYISVMSQYEIKKLEVFSISGQKQMEVMSQNQINLQALDKGLYLITVHTEYQQTTVKVIRN, from the coding sequence ATGAAACCTACCATTACTAAATTCTGGTCAAGCGTACTGATATTGACCTTATTAAACTTCCTATCTTTTGCTCAGATCAACAGATATGTAGATCCTGCCGGTGCTGACAGTGGCAACTGTGAAGACCCACATGCTCCTTGTGCAAGTATCAACTATGCCATCAGTCAATCTAGCACCAACGACATCCTCAATCTAGCAGAAGGTACTTTCGGGACAGCCAATATCAGTCAACGTGTTGTCATCAGTGGCATGGGTAGCGGTACTATTATTCAATCTTTGGATTTAAGTGCTGCTATCAGTGGAACCGATGCAATTGTTCTTGAAAATCTAAATGTAACAGGAGGGGCATCACCTGGTATTGATATCCAAACATCGTATGTGACAATCAAAAATGTATCGAGCTCGGGTTATGCAACCAATCTTGAAATTAGCAATGCTTTTGCCGTCAACAACATCCTCATAAGTAATTGCCATCTTGACGGAGCTACTGGTACTGGCTTGCTAGTCAATATGAGCAGCAATGGATCATCAGTGAGCGATCTTACGGTGCTCAACACCTCCATGAACAATTCAAGGTTTGGGTTTTATTCTCAAATGTCAACAGCCATCAATGCAGGAAATTATCTGACTAACGTACTATTCAGAAATTGTAGTTTCAACAACAATACCGACAAAGGAATTTATGTTGAAAATCTTAACAATGCGACTTTTGAAAATATATCTGTAAACAATAGTGGTACATCTGTCTCTAATGGATACAACAATGGTATAGATATTAATTTGAAATGGCAGGCATATAGCAATTTGGTAATTCGAAATTCAAAAATCATAGATTGTGGTGCAATCGGCCCGAATGACATTGGTATAGCACCGGATAATCGAAGAAGCACAGCTGTCGCCATCAAAGCTCGAACAGACGGATCTTATGCCAGCCCAGCTGCCTCCTTGACCAACCTGACATTGGACGGAGTGGTGATTGATGGACTAGTTGGTGATCTGCGTTTGGGAGAAATGGGTCAAAACAATACTGGTATTACTATGAGTAATGTATTTATAGATCGCTGTTCATTTGCCAATGACGGATTGTACTGCTTCGTCAACGAGCAGGCTGGCACACTGAGTCTGGACAACAACTACTGGGGAGGAGAAGATCCTAACATAGAAAATTACAATTCTGCGATAACCAATCAATCCAATGAACTAGCTAATGAAATAGTTGATAATCTAAACAACAGCTATGCAACAATTGCAGATGCGATCGCAGGTGCTGCATCTTCATCCACAATTCAAAACTTACCCACGGGCACTATCTCAGGAACAACTACTGTTAATAAGGCACTTACTTTTGTCGCTCCCGGAGCTGGTCTTTTGGATTCAGATTCTAGAATAGCTTTCGAAAATCTGACTATCAACGGTGGAAATTTAACCTTAGGCAGCGACATGGCAGTATTAGGAGCATTGAATCTCACTCATAACATTTTGATAAATGATTACAATCTGATGATTGAAGGCAATGTGACTGGTATCGGATCTATTACGGGTAGTACGACTGGTGGTTTATACCTTGGAGGGAGTGGCACACTCACAGGACTCCTTACCACTGGAGCCTTTGAACGCATATATGTCAACCGTGCGGGTTCAATCCCCCTTACGACTCCTATTGAAACAGAATGGCTATCTCTCGAAAACGGAATTATCAATGCAACAGCCAATCTTATTTTTACTGGTCTCACTGCATTACCAGGTAATAGCAACTCTTTTGTACAGGGCACATTCGTACATGAGGTTGCTGGTGCTACAGTTGGCAATAAACTGTACTTTCCTATTGGTTTGAATAATTATCGTCCGATTGTGTTTGAAGGATTGGATCAAAATGCTACAAACTCCTATACTGCCACCTTTTTTGAAGATTCTCCACTTGTTGAAAGTATACTTCTAAATGGTGTAGACAAATTAATCCCAACAAACTACTGGTTGACCACACCTTTAGTCCTACTTAATACCACAGCTGTTGACAAGGTGATACTGAGCTATGGCAATCAAGATCAAATTTCTGATCTAAGCGCACTAAAGGTTGTCCAACTACAAACTGTGGCAACTTGGGTCAACGTAGGAGGTAGCGCTGGTGTATCTGGAAATGGCTCGCCCAACCCTATTGATCCTAGTTTAGGTCTATTCACACTTGGCAATGACGGTGGCACAAATTTCACGACCTTGCTGGATGTCTATGTGAATGCTAGTACTGGAGATGATAGTAATTCGGGTTCAATAATTAGTCCCAAGAAGACCCTAACCTCAGGACTAGCATTAGCCCAACTGACAGGGTCAACTATTCATCTAGGTGCGGGTATTTATGATGAATCAGTAGAAATTAGCAAAGAGGTGACTATCACAGGTACTGACAACCCTATCGTCACCTCAGTGACCTTAACTGCCGATATAAGCACTTCTGGCGTCACTGCCAATGAGGTCAACGTAGCGTCAGGAGGTAGTATTCAGGATGGAATTGACATGGCGTCTTCTGGTGGATCTGTCAATGTATCAAGCGGCACCTTTGTCGAACATCTAAGTATCTCAAACCCAGTCACAGTCAATGGTGCCAATCGAGGTATAGCTGCAACTGCAACAAGAGAAGCAGAAACTATCCTTTTGGCTCCAACCAGCACACCCACACCACAAGGAATTGATATCACCAGTAGTAATGTAACCATAGACGGACTCCAAATTGGAGAAAACAGCCCTACTAACGAAACAAGATCTCCTATTTACAGTTATGGTAATACTAATCTAAACTTTCAAAACAATATTATTTATGCTTCGACTGCTGGCATCATTGTTCAAGAAGCAAATACTGGTAGTATTGTCATCAGAGATAATCAAATCACGCTCAACGATTTGGAGGATGCTGCCGGTGATGGTCTTAGTCCCAACAACGCAACAATTGGCATTGGTCTTGGTCCTATCACAGGGACTGCCATTGCTACCACGACCAACAATGACATCAGTGGTGCTTCCTATGGTATGTTGATATTCAATGCTAATAATCCATCCAATCCTCTCACAATCGACGGTGGAAACATTACAAACTGTACCAAGGGAATAGAAATCACCAATGCTGATCCTGAGGGAGGTGCCTATGGGCCTAGTGAAGTCACTATACAAAATATAAATATCAACTCATTCGATGGCCCTGATCCAGATTTGGTTCAACCCGATACTCAAGCAGGAATTTATGCCTTCGTGACAGGTCTCGCAGGGATCAATGATGATTTGATCATCACAATGGACAATCTGGATATAGCCGATACCCAACATGCTGGCACTGATTACTCGGCTATATATATAGCTGATTTTCAATCATCTGGACCCTATAATGGGTCGGACGATGATGGTATAGGGATCACTGCTACATTAAGCAACAGCTACTTGCACGAAAATGAAAATCGTGCAGTCTTTGTCAGAGGCAACAATGCTCACTTGGACATCAATCAATGTACCTTCGAAAATAACGGATATGACTCCAATGGATCTGGTTATAACATTATCGTAAGAAACTATGCTTCATGCACTGCTTCTAATTGTTTCTTCACCAACCCTAGTTCACAGGCTGGAGGTAGTGGTTTTGCAGGAGTCAATATCTTAGATATCAATTGTTCACTGACCATCACAGAATCCAACTTCGACCAAAACGGATTTGGAAACATAGCTACAGGGTCCAACATGAATCTATCAGGGAATTATTTTAATTCCCTAGATGAAACAGACATCAACACCTGGGTCAATGGTAATGATTTCACTCCATACCTATCGAATGGGACAGATACAGATTTGATAACCAAAGGATTTCAACCTGCAACTGACGATTATTATCTCAGTACCCTTGGCGCACAGACTGGTTCAACATCAAGAAAACAAGAAGGTCACAATACGGTTGTAGAAGGCGGAACTATCAGAGTACAAGGGGGCACATATACTGGTAGTTTCCTCATAAATAAGGATCTAAATGTAATTCTTTCAGATACTCCAAGTTTTGAAGATATACACCTCAACGGAACGAGTAAAACCCTCAATGTCTCTGGAGATTTAATGATCACTGGCACTGTTACTATGACCAATGGTGACATTAATATCCAAACAGGCTCTATGATTTTGAGCAATAGTGCTACAACTAGCATCAGTGAGGGTGTCACAAGTCACATCATAGGACATGTCACAATGCAACCCAGAGCAGTAGGAACAGGTACCCTCAGCTTATTCTGCACGACTATTGATGCAGGTACAGATGACCTAGGCAACGTAGTAATGTCTCGTACAACTGGTTCTGATGGAATCGTAAGTAGTATGGGAAACACGTCTATTGCAAGTCTTTGGAATATCACTGCGGATAATCAACCTGTATCAGGTAGAACTGTGACTTTCTGCTGGCATTCAGATTTTGACAACAGCAAAGACATGACGCAAATCAGCCTGTTCAAAAATGAAGGAACCGGATGGGCACAAGAATCTGGCCCAATGGATGTAACTGGAAATGATCCTAGAAGTGTCAATACAAATGTCACTACATTCTCAATGTGGACTTTAGCCCAAGAAGACGAACCCTTGCCTGTAGTATTGCTTGACTTTACCGCTATAAGAAAAAGTGACCACATATACTTGAGTTGGAGTACCTCTTCTGAGGTTAATTCAGATTATTTCGAAATCGAAAGAAGCTACGACGGTACCAAATTTGAGGGCTTGAGTCAGATTACTTCTCATCACAACTCGAACAGCATTCAAAACTATGAATGGCCTGACTATGCAATTAACCCTACTGAAGTTTATTACAGACTAAAAATCGTAGATTATGATGGTAGCTATGAATACTCCAAAATCGTATCTGTCAGTACAAACTTGCCCCAGCAGATAATAGTAAGTCCGAACCCAACAAATGACTATATCAGCGTCATGTCTCAGTATGAAATTAAAAAACTGGAAGTGTTTTCAATTTCTGGTCAAAAACAAATGGAAGTTATGAGTCAAAACCAGATAAACCTTCAAGCATTGGACAAAGGACTATACCTCATTACAGTGCATACGGAGTATCAACAAACTACTGTCAAAGTAATAAGAAATTAA
- a CDS encoding DUF808 domain-containing protein has protein sequence MASGFFALLDDIATLMDDMAVMSKVAAKKTAGILGDDLAVNAEKASGFVSDREIPVLWAITKGSLLNKVIILPFAFLLSAFVPVSITVILTLGGMYLAYEAAEKIYEYFVPHTHTVTRGAATRLTEAQILALEKGKVKSAIVTDFILSVEIIIIALGTVVGEPIVNQILVVSLIALLATVGVYGIVALIVRMDEFGYKLIALNDRDNSMSDRIGRLLVKALPVVIKSLGLIGTIALITVSGGIFVHNIDFIHHLFPAWPSLLKEVLAGLVIGLLVFVIVSLAKKVLKSMKIKP, from the coding sequence ATGGCATCAGGTTTTTTTGCATTACTAGACGATATAGCGACACTCATGGATGATATGGCAGTCATGAGCAAAGTGGCTGCCAAGAAGACAGCGGGTATATTGGGAGATGACTTGGCAGTAAATGCCGAAAAGGCTTCTGGGTTTGTTTCTGATCGAGAAATCCCCGTGCTGTGGGCGATCACGAAGGGTTCTTTGTTGAACAAGGTAATTATACTTCCTTTTGCTTTTTTGTTGAGTGCGTTTGTACCCGTTAGCATCACGGTGATTCTGACCCTTGGCGGCATGTACTTGGCCTATGAGGCAGCAGAGAAAATATATGAATACTTTGTGCCACATACCCATACTGTGACGAGGGGGGCGGCTACTCGGCTGACAGAAGCACAAATCCTTGCACTGGAAAAGGGTAAAGTGAAATCCGCGATTGTGACAGATTTCATCTTGTCGGTAGAGATAATCATCATTGCGCTGGGTACAGTGGTGGGCGAGCCGATTGTTAATCAAATCTTGGTGGTGTCTCTCATTGCACTCCTTGCTACAGTGGGGGTTTATGGCATAGTTGCCTTGATCGTTCGGATGGATGAGTTTGGTTATAAGTTGATCGCACTCAATGATCGAGACAACAGCATGTCTGATCGAATTGGTCGCTTGCTTGTGAAGGCTCTGCCTGTAGTGATCAAGAGTCTAGGGTTGATTGGCACCATAGCTTTGATCACCGTATCTGGAGGTATTTTTGTTCACAACATCGATTTCATCCATCATTTGTTCCCAGCATGGCCTTCTCTACTCAAAGAAGTTTTGGCTGGCTTGGTGATAGGGTTGTTGGTTTTTGTGATTGTGTCCTTGGCGAAGAAAGTATTAAAATCAATGAAGATTAAGCCCTAA
- a CDS encoding OmpA family protein — protein MHNIKKNIAILIFLCLSFLLFESIAMPLASLQKESMGVLKQRAYQRTKLRAASYYNDFAYAKGIEMYKKALTHNHTDDTLKIAIADGFFQIHELDSSVYWYRDVIDQVGLVSEDRHYIQYAEGLIYQGEYEEAKIWLDKFAVANPLDSRVKARLDGLNHQMSFYKDSALYEVWNAPFNSTGYDFSPTFYQDGLMIVSSREIDPVTQFLKPKYKWDQSYFLNLFEVSANREVKVFDRRLKTSYHEGPVAFYDQGTKVIFTRNSYEKGELRVNDSKVHIQSAKISESENGELKLKLFYSELMDNGKWTTPVPLSINDVNVSSGHPAVSPDGQKLYFASDRAGSLGGTDLYVSTQVNGEWGLPVNLGKSINTEGNEMFPYIDEEGILYFASNGHMGLGGLDIFQIDMSKDHAKPKNMGYPMNTVSDDFGLAIRYDGTDQVGYFSSNRPGGKGLDDIYAFYYSRSSTKGGKVVDLVTGLPLEGAEVTVLTDVGDTLAVLATGTDGIFSFPYDWNGSYRVMAAKPDYSKDLLEFIPSELTADNFLELRITKELLVVKGVAYREQNGLELESVRVIVKNERTGTTFGMVTDTDGAYSFLAEPNTTYSLLMKKYRYLSFANSVTTGPERSGEIINDGSLTEIVIGKPIELNEIHFDVAKWDIREDAAKELDKFTQKLKDNPSIIVELSTHTDSRGGERYNLDLSDKRAKSSADYVIHHGISVERLVGRGYGESRLLNECSDGVRCTEAQHQKNRRAEFKVTGFLPEKMNGEEMSILWILPDYEAARLSIDERENLAQDQMQSAL, from the coding sequence ATGCACAACATCAAAAAAAACATCGCCATATTGATATTTCTCTGTCTTTCTTTTTTGTTGTTTGAAAGCATCGCAATGCCTTTGGCTAGTTTGCAAAAGGAGAGCATGGGAGTTTTGAAACAAAGAGCATATCAACGTACCAAACTACGTGCTGCGTCTTATTACAATGATTTTGCCTATGCCAAAGGGATAGAAATGTATAAAAAGGCATTGACTCATAATCATACGGATGACACTTTGAAAATTGCCATTGCAGACGGTTTTTTTCAGATCCATGAACTTGACAGTTCCGTGTATTGGTACCGTGATGTGATTGATCAAGTAGGATTGGTGTCAGAGGATAGGCATTATATCCAATATGCTGAGGGATTAATCTATCAAGGCGAATATGAAGAAGCTAAGATATGGCTGGACAAATTTGCAGTAGCTAACCCATTGGATAGCAGGGTCAAAGCGAGATTGGATGGGCTCAATCATCAAATGAGCTTCTATAAGGATTCAGCTCTGTACGAAGTGTGGAATGCACCCTTCAATTCGACAGGGTATGATTTTAGTCCTACATTTTATCAAGATGGATTGATGATCGTATCGTCAAGAGAAATAGACCCCGTCACACAGTTTCTAAAACCTAAATACAAATGGGATCAATCTTATTTTCTAAACCTCTTCGAGGTGAGTGCCAATCGTGAGGTCAAAGTTTTTGATAGGAGATTGAAGACAAGCTATCATGAGGGACCTGTGGCATTTTATGATCAGGGAACAAAAGTCATTTTTACCAGAAATAGTTACGAGAAAGGTGAGCTGCGTGTGAATGATAGCAAAGTGCATATACAAAGTGCTAAAATATCAGAAAGTGAGAACGGAGAATTAAAGCTCAAGTTGTTTTACTCAGAACTAATGGACAATGGAAAATGGACGACACCTGTACCTCTCTCAATCAATGATGTCAATGTGTCCTCTGGTCATCCTGCAGTGAGTCCTGATGGACAAAAACTCTATTTTGCTTCAGATCGAGCAGGTAGTTTGGGAGGTACAGATTTGTATGTCTCTACTCAGGTGAATGGTGAATGGGGCCTCCCGGTCAATTTGGGTAAATCTATCAATACCGAAGGCAATGAAATGTTTCCATATATTGATGAAGAGGGAATACTTTATTTTGCATCCAATGGACACATGGGCTTGGGAGGATTGGACATCTTTCAGATCGATATGAGTAAAGATCACGCGAAACCTAAAAATATGGGCTACCCTATGAATACAGTAAGTGATGATTTTGGATTGGCTATACGCTATGATGGTACAGATCAGGTTGGATACTTTTCTTCCAATCGTCCTGGAGGAAAAGGTTTGGATGATATATATGCTTTCTACTACTCCAGAAGTAGTACCAAGGGAGGGAAAGTGGTGGATCTTGTTACAGGTTTGCCACTTGAAGGTGCCGAGGTTACAGTTCTCACAGATGTAGGTGATACATTGGCTGTATTAGCCACAGGGACAGACGGAATTTTTAGTTTCCCATATGACTGGAACGGTTCATACAGAGTAATGGCTGCCAAACCAGACTACTCAAAAGACCTCTTGGAGTTTATACCTTCGGAATTGACCGCAGACAATTTTTTAGAGTTGAGGATTACCAAAGAGTTGTTAGTAGTCAAGGGGGTGGCATATAGAGAACAAAATGGACTCGAACTAGAATCCGTCAGAGTCATTGTTAAAAATGAAAGAACGGGTACAACCTTTGGTATGGTGACGGATACAGATGGTGCTTATTCCTTTTTGGCAGAGCCTAACACTACCTATTCTTTGCTGATGAAAAAGTACCGTTATCTCTCATTCGCGAATTCAGTGACGACAGGACCCGAGCGATCTGGAGAGATTATCAATGATGGTTCATTGACTGAAATAGTGATAGGGAAACCAATCGAATTGAACGAAATACATTTCGATGTAGCAAAATGGGATATTCGTGAAGATGCTGCCAAAGAGTTAGACAAGTTTACCCAAAAGTTGAAGGATAACCCATCTATCATCGTGGAGCTTAGTACACACACTGATAGCCGTGGAGGTGAAAGGTATAACCTGGACTTGTCTGACAAGAGAGCCAAATCATCGGCGGATTATGTTATTCATCATGGCATTTCTGTAGAAAGATTGGTGGGTAGAGGATATGGGGAGTCTAGATTGCTCAATGAATGCAGTGATGGAGTAAGATGTACCGAAGCACAACATCAGAAAAATAGACGAGCAGAATTTAAGGTCACCGGCTTCTTGCCAGAGAAAATGAACGGAGAGGAAATGTCCATCCTATGGATCTTGCCAGATTATGAAGCTGCGAGATTATCTATCGACGAAAGAGAAAACTTGGCTCAAGATCAAATGCAGAGTGCATTGTAA
- the rnhA gene encoding ribonuclease HI, with the protein MIIIYTDGASRGNPGPGGFGTVLLAQGHRKEISAGFRKTTNNRMELLAVIAGLEALKVVNAEVLIYSDSKYVVDAVEKGWLWGWVKKNFKDKKNRDLWERFIPVYKRNKVKFKWVKGHAGNVENERCDVLAVEAALAPNLPADVAFEAGINDF; encoded by the coding sequence ATGATCATTATTTATACAGACGGAGCATCACGAGGCAATCCTGGACCAGGAGGTTTTGGGACAGTGCTACTGGCGCAAGGCCATAGAAAGGAAATCTCTGCGGGTTTTCGCAAAACAACCAACAACCGAATGGAGCTGTTGGCAGTGATTGCTGGGCTTGAAGCACTCAAGGTCGTCAATGCCGAGGTATTGATCTATTCTGATTCCAAGTATGTCGTAGATGCGGTCGAGAAAGGATGGCTCTGGGGCTGGGTCAAAAAGAATTTTAAGGACAAGAAAAACAGAGATCTCTGGGAGCGTTTTATTCCCGTCTACAAGCGCAACAAAGTGAAATTCAAATGGGTCAAGGGTCATGCAGGCAATGTAGAAAATGAGCGCTGTGATGTGCTGGCAGTAGAGGCTGCCTTGGCTCCCAATCTACCAGCAGATGTGGCGTTTGAGGCTGGGATCAATGATTTTTAA
- a CDS encoding PorP/SprF family type IX secretion system membrane protein, translating to MKSIKIIPIVLGILLMAQGLSAQQQVMYTQYMFNQLAINPAYAGIHDGISTSFLARHQWVGFDGAPKTQTFSIHSPIKYRSVGLGAVLIRDEIGLTDQLGAYFSSSYWINFANNTKLSFGIQASFNQYKVDYSENPNNDPNLASQNINDIAPNAGVGMMWHSEQFYLGFSIPQLVNYSLDPVGKSSQDPDAKLIRHYFVSAGYVFELNRNLKLKPNLLFKWVKGAPFEIDINANFLIKELIWLGISYRSLDSFDALFQIQVTPQFQLGYSYDFLTTSELSRVNSGSHEIMINYVFKRKGDKIVTPRYF from the coding sequence ATGAAAAGTATAAAAATCATACCAATTGTTCTGGGAATCCTGTTGATGGCTCAGGGACTGAGCGCTCAGCAGCAGGTTATGTATACCCAATACATGTTTAACCAACTGGCTATCAATCCTGCGTATGCGGGAATTCATGATGGGATCAGTACTAGTTTTTTGGCACGTCACCAGTGGGTAGGGTTTGATGGAGCGCCCAAGACTCAGACCTTTTCGATTCATAGTCCTATTAAATATCGTTCAGTAGGTTTGGGAGCAGTTTTGATTCGCGACGAAATAGGTTTGACAGATCAGTTAGGTGCTTACTTTAGTTCCTCTTACTGGATCAATTTTGCCAACAATACCAAACTGTCTTTTGGTATTCAAGCGAGCTTCAATCAATACAAAGTGGATTACTCCGAAAATCCTAACAATGATCCAAACCTTGCGAGTCAGAATATCAATGACATTGCGCCTAATGCAGGTGTGGGTATGATGTGGCATTCGGAGCAGTTTTACCTTGGATTTTCGATACCTCAACTGGTAAATTATTCTTTGGATCCTGTTGGAAAAAGTAGCCAGGATCCAGATGCAAAACTCATTAGACACTACTTTGTGAGTGCAGGGTATGTGTTTGAACTTAACCGCAATTTGAAATTGAAACCTAATTTATTATTCAAATGGGTAAAAGGGGCTCCTTTTGAAATTGATATCAATGCCAATTTTCTTATCAAAGAATTGATATGGCTAGGTATTTCATATCGCTCACTAGACAGTTTCGACGCTTTGTTTCAAATACAAGTGACCCCACAGTTTCAATTGGGCTACTCTTATGATTTCTTGACGACCTCCGAATTGAGTAGAGTCAATAGCGGTTCGCACGAAATCATGATCAATTATGTGTTCAAGAGGAAAGGTGACAAGATTGTAACACCAAGATATTTTTAA